CTATCATTCTCAGCAAACGAAAAGACAGCAAGGATTGGGAAGAAATCTTACTTGCCAAAGACGAGGCCATCTTTAACAGACTTGGCTGGTTCCTCAGTGCCAAATACTTTGCTGGAAAAACAGCAACAAACCAAGAAATTGAAGAAACTCTAGAACATATTCGCCTGCATTTGCAAACCGCAGACCCGCAGGTTCAATGGACCATGAACCAATGCTTGGTGGAGATTGCCGTTGCCTATCCTGACTATCTGGAGCAAGGTTTTGCAATCGGTCAGGAACTCGCTGTCTATTCCGATATGAAGGTTCCAAAAGGCTGTACTTCTGCCTACGCACCCGACTGGATTGAGGCATTATTGAGGAGGAAATAAGATGCAACATAAAGGAACTCAGATTTTAGAAACAGAACGCCTAGTTTTACGCCCTTTTCAAGCAAGCGATGTTGAATCAGTTTTCCAAAACTGGACTTCAGATGAAAAGGTTACCACCTATCTGACCTGGCCAACTCATCAGACACTCCAAGATACTGAAGACTATGTCCAGTTCTGTCTTCAATCCTATTCACAGGAAAAAACATACAGGTGGGTAATTGAGCTCAAAGAAAATCAGCAACCCATTGGAGATATTTCCGTTGTTAGCCTTGATGAAAGAGTCCAAGCTGCTGAATTAGGTTGGGTGTTGGGCAGTAAATGGTGGGGGCAAAGTTATATGACCGAAGCTCTTGAAGCTGTTAATCACTATTTATTGGAGGAAGTGGGCTGTTTACGGATTACAGCTGTTCACGATAGTGAAAATCGTCCTTCTGGTCGTGTCATGGAAAAAGTCGGTATGACCTATGAAGGAACTCTCCGCCAAGCCGCTCGAAACAATCGTGGTATTGTGGATATTGCCATTTACTCACTGTTGCATACAGATAGAAAAAGTCGCTAGTTTTTCAACTAACGACTTTTTTCAATATTACACCAATCCTTCCAAGAGTCCACGCATGAACTCTTCGGATTTGAATTCACCGATATCATCGATTTTCTCACCGAAACCAATCAGTTTAACTGGAATATCCAGTTCCTGACGGATGGCAAGAACGACACCACCCTTGGCTGTACCGTCTAGCTTGGTCAAGACTAGCCCAGTCAATGGAGTAATTTTTGCAAATTCCTTGGCTTGGCTAAGGGCGTTTTGACCTGTGGAGGCATCCAGTGCTAAGAGAGTTTCATGCGGTGCATCAGGCAGAGTCCGTTTGATGATGCGACCAATTTTTTCCAGCTCTGCCATGAGATTTTCTTTATTTTGCAAACGACCTGCTGTGTCAATCATGAGAATATCCACACCTTCTGCCACGGCACGTTTTACCCCATCAAAGACCACACTAGCTGGGTCTGACTTTTCTGGACCTGTGACCACAGGCACATCGACACGGCGACCCCACTCAGCCAGCTGGGCTACCGCACCCGCACGGAAGGTGTCCGCTGCGACCAACATGACCGTCTTGCCAGCCTGCTTGTACTTGTAGGCTAACTTACCGATAGAGGTCGTCTTCCCAACGCCGTTGACACCGACAAAGAGCATGACTGTCAAATCATCTTGGAAATTGATTTGCTCGCTGAACTGACCATCTTTTTCGTAAATATCCACCAATTTTTCGATGATAACCCGACGGAGTTCATCTGTCTTCTTGGCATTTTGTAGCTTGGCCTCATAGCGGAGCTCCTCTGTCAGAGTCGAAGCTACTTGCACACCAACGTCTGACAAAATCAGCATTTCTTCCAACTCTTCGAAAAATTCTTCATCAACCGAACGGAAATTGGCAAAGAATTCATTGAGCCTTGCCCCAAATCCTGTACGCGTCTTTTTCAAGGTACGCTGGTACTTGTCCTGCTCACTTTCTTGCTCTACTGGAACAACTTCCTCAACAGGCTCTTCCTTGACCTTGGTTTGAATAGCAGGGTCAAAGCCTTGTTCCTGCGCTTCCTTAACACGAGCTGCAGCGGCTTCTTTGGCTGCATAATATTGAGCCATCATGTCTAAGGTCCGTTGTTTCTGAGCTTCTTGTTCAGCTGTCAATTCAGGCTCTGCTACTTCAGACTGGAACTCTTCCATTTCTTGAGTAGCTGACTCAACTTCAGTAGTTACTGTATCTTCGCTAGAAGCCGACTGCTCCCTTTCCACTTCTTCAACAAGAGCAACCTGCTCCTCTTGTTTTTCTTGTCCAAATAATCGATCAAATAATCCCATACTTAGTCCTCATTCAATACATAGTGCTCGATGGCCCAAGCAATACCATCTTCATCATTAGTTTTGGGTAAGACTACCTTGGCTGCTGATTTGATTTCTTCAGTTGCGTTTGCCATGGCAACCCCTAAACCAGCCCATTCAATCATAGACAAGTCATTTCCTTCATCACCACAGGACATGACTTCTGACTGGTCAATCCCCAGATGTCCAATCAACTTGGCCAAACCGTTTGCCTTGTGAACCCCTTTAGGACTCCACTCAAGCAAGATATCCCGCGATTTGAAAATCTCGAAACGATCGTACAATTCCTCAGGAATTTTTGGAATTTGACCATCTAGAAATGCTGCATCTACTGCTGAGACTGCCTTATTGTAGACAAACTCTTCTGGCAGCTCCTCATCTGAAACATTGATTTTATTCAAAAGTGGATTGGCTGTTAGGTAAAGAGATTCATGGGCAGCTGGAAGCGAGTAAACATCTCCGCCGTACAAAACATCCAATGGCAAATCCAATTCATTTGTCACACGACGGATGGTACGGACATCTTCAATGGTGAAACCCGTTTTATCTAAAATCCGGCCAGTATTTTCCTGAACCAGACCACCATTAAAAGTGATAGAATATTGATTTTCTCCAAGTAAATCTAGTTCTTCTAAGAAACCTCCAATAGCCTGCAAGGGACGACCTGTGGTTAGAACCACATAGACGCCACAATCACGTGCTGCTTGCAAGGCCTTTTTATTGGCCTCTGAAATCCGTTTATCAGATGTCAGAAGCGTTCCATCTAAATCCAACGCAATCAACTTAATTGCCATTTGCTAATTCCTCCATGTATTCTATGACAGATTCATCATCACAATGACCAATGACTAGGTCTGCTTGAGCCTTTACCTCATCTATGGCATTCGCAGTTGCGATTGAGACTGCTGCCTGTTTCAACATCTCCAGATCATTTTGGTTGTCTCCAAAGGCAATCAGTTCCTTTCCTGTTAGACTAAGGTGTTGGCACAAATGAGATAAACCAATTCCCTTGTGTACACCTGACAAAATAATATCGATCGAGGTAAAACCAGTTGTAACAGCAGTCAATTGTTTGAAATGATGATTAATCCAGTCTTGAGTTGACTGACGATTGGATTCATCGACATAGAGATTCAACTTAATAATCGGCTCAGAAATATCTTCAAACTGTTCCACCAAAGCAATATCGTGATAATAGTCCGATAAAATATTATAAAGTCCAGTGTCAACTGCTTTCAGCATATAAGAAGCTGTTAAGCCAGATAAGGTCACATGTTGTGCAGCTACGTGCCCACTCTGCACCAGTTCCTCTACTAAAGAAAGGTAAGTTGCCGGCTGAATGGGATCATCCAGGTAGATGGTCTGATTGCGATAAACAACAACTGCTCCGTTCTCAGCTACCAAAGCGATGTCATCTAAAAATTCTTCAAATAACTGTTTGAGACTCGGCAGAGAACGACCACTTGCCGCCACAAACAAGTAGCCTTTTTCCTTAAACGTCTCCAACAAATTTCGAAACCGATTGGCATCAAATCCATGGTCACTTCGTAAAAAGGTACCATCCATATCCGTTGCGATAATTTTCTTATACATAACAAACAACCTCCGTCCAGTCCTTTTATTATACCATTTATCCACACTATTTCCTATTTTTCCTAAAGGAAAAAACCTGGAAATTTCCAAGTTTTCCTATTTTAGTCTGTAAAAGTGTCCACATCTTTCAGTTTAACAGAAACAATCTTGGACACACCAGATTCCTGCATGGTCACCCCATACATAGCATCTGCTGCCGCCATGGTCCCTTTCCGGTGGGTCACGACGATAAACTGGCTGTCCTTGTCAAATCGGTTGAGGTAGTCCCCAAAACGCTTGACATTGGCCTCGTCCAAGGCTGCCTCCACCTCGTCCAAGATGACAAAAGGAATGGTCTTGACGCGGATAATGGAAAATAGCAGAGCGAGGGCCGAGAGGGCTTTTTCGCCACCTGACATGAGGTTGAGCGATTGGATTTTCTTACCCGGAGGCTGAACTGAAATCTCCACACCCGCAGTCAAAATGTCCTGCTCCGTCAAAATCAAGTCCGCAGAACCACCGCCAAACATCTGTCTGAAAGTCTGCTTGAAGCTTTCGCGAATGGCTTCAAAGGTAACCTTAAAGCGTTCCTTGACTTCATCATCCATTTCATGAATGGTATTCAAGAGCAAATCACGCGCCGACAAAATATCCGTCCGTTGCTCATTGAGGAAGGTCAGACGGTTATTGACCTCATCATACTGCTCAATAGCATCCAAATTGACTGGCCCCAAAGCACGAATAGCTCTTTCTAGGTCTTTGAGGCTTTGTTCAGCAACTGCAAGATTCTCAACTTCCTTGGCCTGAGACTGGGCAGCTTCAAAACTCAATTTAAAATGCTCGGTCAAATTACCAAGTAAAGTCCGTAATTTATCGCCCGCTTGCTCACAATCCGCCTCTAACTTAGCCTGCTTACGAATCAAATCATCATTCTTAGTCCGAGCTTGTTGCAATCTTTCTTCCAAGTCTTCAAACTGCCCATCAATATCTTCCAATTCAAACTTTAAGCGAATTAGAATCTGATTGGTCTGGTTTTGCTTATCAGATGCGGCCTGCAATTGTTCTTCAAGAATCTCAATACTAGTATCTTCAAGAGCTTCTAGCTTCTGGTCAATCATATCCTCTAAAAGAGAAATTTCCTTATCTGCAACCACTTTTTCTTCTTGCAAACGTCTCAGATCTGTCTGTTCAAAACGAAGTTGGCTAGTGAGTTCAGCCTGTTCCAAAGTTAGTTGACCCTTCTGAGTCTGTAGTTTCTGCAAGCTTTCTTGAATACTGTCGCGATTATCACGAACTTGATTGATTTGTTGATCCAAGGCTAGTTTTTTCTCATTCAAGGCTTGGACATTTACTTCTTCCTTAGCAGCAGCCTCTTCTAGCTCAGTCAAAATGGTCGGACTGACCTGACTCATTTGCAGGTCATACTGGGCTGATAGCTGAACCAGGCTATTTTCTGCCTGTTCCTGATGAATCCTTGCGCTCTGCTGGTTCAATCTAGCTTCTTCCCCCTCCGCCTTAATCGTTTCCAAGGCTTCTCTGGTCTGGTCTAAGCTAGTTTTCTTAGCTGCAACCAAGCTTTCTTGCTCCTGCAACTGGCTAGACAGCTCTGCTATTTCTCCTAAAAGAGCATCCAGTTCTGGTTTGATAAAGGTCGTGCTATTATTTCGATTGCTACCACCAGCAAAGGATCCACCAGGACGGATTTCCGCTCCATCCATGGTCACCATACGCACTTGAA
This region of Streptococcus suis genomic DNA includes:
- a CDS encoding DNA alkylation repair protein codes for the protein MTEMNTILTQLEAASHAGTLKRYEKIGETKPYYGVPMGAISGIAKAYKNRLDLFAPLWQTGVLEAQYLAIQIAKNKPDQLPQADLENCLNEEVSVNVLDKLASIILSKRKDSKDWEEILLAKDEAIFNRLGWFLSAKYFAGKTATNQEIEETLEHIRLHLQTADPQVQWTMNQCLVEIAVAYPDYLEQGFAIGQELAVYSDMKVPKGCTSAYAPDWIEALLRRK
- a CDS encoding GNAT family N-acetyltransferase, coding for MQHKGTQILETERLVLRPFQASDVESVFQNWTSDEKVTTYLTWPTHQTLQDTEDYVQFCLQSYSQEKTYRWVIELKENQQPIGDISVVSLDERVQAAELGWVLGSKWWGQSYMTEALEAVNHYLLEEVGCLRITAVHDSENRPSGRVMEKVGMTYEGTLRQAARNNRGIVDIAIYSLLHTDRKSR
- the ftsY gene encoding signal recognition particle-docking protein FtsY gives rise to the protein MGLFDRLFGQEKQEEQVALVEEVEREQSASSEDTVTTEVESATQEMEEFQSEVAEPELTAEQEAQKQRTLDMMAQYYAAKEAAAARVKEAQEQGFDPAIQTKVKEEPVEEVVPVEQESEQDKYQRTLKKTRTGFGARLNEFFANFRSVDEEFFEELEEMLILSDVGVQVASTLTEELRYEAKLQNAKKTDELRRVIIEKLVDIYEKDGQFSEQINFQDDLTVMLFVGVNGVGKTTSIGKLAYKYKQAGKTVMLVAADTFRAGAVAQLAEWGRRVDVPVVTGPEKSDPASVVFDGVKRAVAEGVDILMIDTAGRLQNKENLMAELEKIGRIIKRTLPDAPHETLLALDASTGQNALSQAKEFAKITPLTGLVLTKLDGTAKGGVVLAIRQELDIPVKLIGFGEKIDDIGEFKSEEFMRGLLEGLV
- a CDS encoding Cof-type HAD-IIB family hydrolase, with protein sequence MAIKLIALDLDGTLLTSDKRISEANKKALQAARDCGVYVVLTTGRPLQAIGGFLEELDLLGENQYSITFNGGLVQENTGRILDKTGFTIEDVRTIRRVTNELDLPLDVLYGGDVYSLPAAHESLYLTANPLLNKINVSDEELPEEFVYNKAVSAVDAAFLDGQIPKIPEELYDRFEIFKSRDILLEWSPKGVHKANGLAKLIGHLGIDQSEVMSCGDEGNDLSMIEWAGLGVAMANATEEIKSAAKVVLPKTNDEDGIAWAIEHYVLNED
- a CDS encoding Cof-type HAD-IIB family hydrolase: MYKKIIATDMDGTFLRSDHGFDANRFRNLLETFKEKGYLFVAASGRSLPSLKQLFEEFLDDIALVAENGAVVVYRNQTIYLDDPIQPATYLSLVEELVQSGHVAAQHVTLSGLTASYMLKAVDTGLYNILSDYYHDIALVEQFEDISEPIIKLNLYVDESNRQSTQDWINHHFKQLTAVTTGFTSIDIILSGVHKGIGLSHLCQHLSLTGKELIAFGDNQNDLEMLKQAAVSIATANAIDEVKAQADLVIGHCDDESVIEYMEELANGN